Genomic window (Nitrosophilus kaiyonis):
AGATTTCATAGACGTACAGGTTCAGTTGGTAACTGTGAATGGCCAGGAAGAATTCAGCCTGGACAAAAGATGCCTGGACATTATGGAAATGAAAAGATTACTGTTCAAAATGAGATTGTAAGTTTTGATCCAGAAAATAAAATCTTGGTTGTAAAAGGCTCAATCCCAGGTCCTAATGGGGCACTAGGAAGAATAAGGATAGTAAAATGAGTAAAGCTATAGTATTGAATGAAAATTATGAAAAATCTGGTGATATAGCATTACCTGAAAAATATGCACAAATAAATCCGCATAATCTTTACCTATATGTAAAATCATATGCAGCTTCTTTAAGAGCAAACAATGCTCAAACAAAAAATAGAAGCGCAGTTAGCGGCGGTGGTAGAAAACCATGGCAACAAAAAGGTAGAGGTGGAGCAAGAGCAGGATCAATTAGATCTCCATTATTTGTAGGTGGGGGTGTTGTTTTTGGTCCAAGCAATGATAGAAACTATACTCAAAAAATCAATAAAAAACAGAAAAGACTAGCATTAGAGTATGCTCTTTTTGAAAAAGCACAAGATGGAAAACTGTTTGTTGTTGATTCAGTAAATGTAGAGTCTGGAAAAACAAAAGATGCAGCAGCAATTATGAAAAAGTTAAATGTAAGAGATGCTTTAA
Coding sequences:
- the rplD gene encoding 50S ribosomal protein L4 — its product is MSKAIVLNENYEKSGDIALPEKYAQINPHNLYLYVKSYAASLRANNAQTKNRSAVSGGGRKPWQQKGRGGARAGSIRSPLFVGGGVVFGPSNDRNYTQKINKKQKRLALEYALFEKAQDGKLFVVDSVNVESGKTKDAAAIMKKLNVRDALIVKDLIDEKTFLAFRNLPNAYLIEPNELNAYLAAAYNAIVIEKAVWENLVKEG